In Ursus arctos isolate Adak ecotype North America unplaced genomic scaffold, UrsArc2.0 scaffold_10, whole genome shotgun sequence, the DNA window gagcctgcttctacTGCCCCTTACCCTGTGTGCGCTgtctcactctttttctctcaaataaataaataaaatctttaaaaaaaataataaagtcacctattctcatttttagtGCCTGGGTTAAAATCATTACCGCTCTTTGGTCTGTGACAGCCTTAAGCTGCTGGGGCCCTCCGTTTTAGTTAATACGGTGATAGAACACACAGCTTGTAGAGCTGCCAGTGCTAGAGAGCAGAGACAGTTCCTGGAGTGGAGGCGAAGTCCAATTTTTCTGTGCCGCGTCCCTGTACCCTACAAAACCAcacaaataggaaagaaaggcACTTCAGGATGGGAAGCGTTGTGCAGGAAAGAATATAGCAGGCCTCAAGCTGCTATCTTTATTAAGGCCTATTCATGAGGTTCGTCCTTGGCTGGCCTCTGGGAGCTTGGCATTTAACCCACTCCCTGACTGATAAAAGTAGTTCGCTCTGCCAAGACTGTGCAGACATACTTGTTCAGCAGACAATTATGccgaacacctgctttccttctttgAGTTTGGGATTATGATCATTGCTGGGCGGAGGGGACCTACATGACCAGACACTATTAAAAACCTTGGGTGCTAAGTCTCTCCCCGGGGAGAAAGAGTGTACACACTTAAATGAATTTTTCACTCCTGGAGAGAGGAGTACACTTGTGTGTCTCCTGACTGGTGGGAAGGGGTGTCAGAAGCCTCCAGACTCTGCCAGTGGCTTTTCCTCTAGTTGATCCTGTCATgtatcctttcactgtaataaacctTAACCATGAGTAAACTCTGTGCTGAGTCCCCTGAGTTCTTCTAGTGATCCCTGAATGTGCGTGTGGTCTTGCGGATCCCCAAAACACACTAGCCAGCACTGGGGTTCCTCGGGTGTGTCTGGTGACAGGTAGTTTGACTCAAGGCCTTGAAAGTGTGCCGAGGATGCAGGAACACAGAGAGGGTGCTGGCATGAGCCGCTCTCTGTGCTGGAGCCTTGGTCCCAGTCTCGGGTGGGTTTTCTCCCTGGTGGTCTGGCCTGATGCATGTGGTGGACTCATTGGCCTACACGTGGAGCCTGTAACACAGTGGCATCCTTTGTGCCACCCACAAGGGGAAAGCAAGCATTTGCCACTCTGCCTAGACAGCAGGTCAGAGCAGCCCAAGTAAGTAAATCTCATTTTAGtgatgtggggcttagcataagTACTCCATTTTAGGTCTGTTGTCTTGTTTGTAACAGGGGTTATTTGAGGATATTATTACTAGCCCTTAGATCTTGCCCCTAGAAATTTCTGAAGTGTATAAAGATAGGATAATTAAATTGTATCTGAAGGCCACCATAGAAATCACCACGTTGATCTcctgttttatttactgtttatttaCTCTTCAAACAAATTAATCACAGTTACCTGATACGTCTTATCAAACAGCATAATCCAAGTGATAGAGAGCCAGCCATAGAAAATTCTACACATTTCTAAGTACTGTTTTAGCTACATCCTACAAATTTTGATGTATGCTGTTTCTGTTATCAGTTggttctaaatgttttataatttttatgacagTTTCTTCTGTGACTCAAAGTTACTTGaaggaatttttatttccaaacGTTTCAAGCTTTTCtaattatgtttttttatattgaatttaaaCTTAATTGCATTATGATTAGAGAAAGTGATTTATATCTTCCAGTCCTTTGAAAGGCTGTTAAGACTTACATTACGGCTCAGTATGTGGTCACAACCATATAGACACAACTATAGAGATAGAAAACGGATCATTCGTTGCtgagggctggaggtggggatggggattaaTCACAGGCCCGCTCGAggagtttttgtgttttgttgttttggcaTGACAGAAGTACTCCAGGCATTCTgactagctcagttggtagagcatgcagttcttgatctcaggctgtgagtttgagccccacactgggtggggagattacaaaaaataaaatcttaaaaaaagaagtactcCAAAACTGGGTTGTGGCAGtgtttgcacaactctgtaaatttactaaaactcattgaactgtacactcaAAAGAGATGAATTAATGATATGTAAATTAGATGCTCATAAACGTTGTCTTTAATGTATACAtagtctttgtattttttaactggattatttagtccatttattctttttgtaattatagatatatttggatttttttcctgttgttttgtATTGTGTTTTCTGTATGTTCTacctttttcatatttcttttcttcctcctttcttgtcttcctttgtattatttttttcctaattccatACTTCTCCCTCTATTAACCTGGAAGTGATACATTCTACTGCTGTCTTATAATGGTTACCCTGGAAATGTTAACATGCATACTTACAAATCAAAGTCTAGAGTTAATAGCTTTGCCCTTTTCTCAAATGACACAAGAAATTTAGAGTACATTCACTATAATAAGTCCCTGCTTATATCTATTGCTAAAGTTGCAATTTTTAATCCTGTAagacatgtttattattttacaaaatcaatatttaattactcacatatacacttttttttttttttgctatcatCCTGTattatatctcagactcttcatCCATGATATTTTTCCCAAGAAATTTTTGTAACAAAAGGCAATATATTGTAGTGGTTAACAGCATGGCTTCCAGAGCTGaactctttttactttttacattgctttttatttttgctttatcaatagggaaactgaggcagagggttACCCAGCAACATGCCAAGGGTCACATTTAATAAGTTGTAGGGGCAGGATTTAGATGCAGCAACTCCTTATATTTAAACCCAATAGCACCCCCTCCAATGTGGAGGGCTTATAAGAACCCATGGTCTAAGAAATCTGTTGGTGGTGCAATAGGCCAGAGGCCTTATCCACTGTCAGCAAATTTACGTGTAGGTTCAAATTCCTCCTACACCTTGAGGTTCATAAGTTCGTAAAGAACTCCTCTGTAAAGATTAACTTTATAGGCAAATCACAGGTGACTTGAATTTCAGCCTTATGAATGCTTATAAAATcaatttctctgtgtttcttgcatgtttattttgctttaggTAATTGGAACTGTCTGGCAAAATTTATAGGACAAGACTCCTTCCATAAAAATCCagttctgtttctggactctctccACCTTGCTTCCCTTATTCCTGGGCAGACTGACTATAAACCCTTGCTTTAGAAAGGAAATCACCAAATTCTCTCCAATATAAAGTCACTTAGATGTTGATAAACCTCAGGAGGGATTGTACGATGCAACTGTTAAATGCTAGATAGATTTTGAAGCCATCACTGGTGGAGAGGGTCCTTTCAGCAGAGTGGTTAGCATAGAACAATCTTCTAGGTCTTCTAGATTCTCCACGATCTCTATAAGCCTTTCTACTATGTCATAGGACAGCATACTGGAGGCATTGGCTCTGAACTTCCCCCGCAGGTCCTCCTTGCTCAGTGGCTTCCTCCAATGGCCATAGAAGGTCTCTGTGCACTCTGTGAAGGTGGCTCCATCGCTGAGAGTGACACTTATCTCACAGTAGAGTGTGTTGAAGCTTGGCAGGTTGTCCCGAGGGTGCTCCAGCTCCACCTTACCGAGCAGCTCCCTCACCTGTGGCCTGGCGATCTGGCATTTGTGGAATGATGGGATGGTGATGCCACCATCAAGCAGTGTGGCACAGGCCACATACTGGAATGAGTGACGAGCTTCATGCTCCGAGTCTGGGAAGGGCCTGTTGACATACTGGACATCTGGAACTCTGAGCACAATTCTCTCAATGCGGTCAGTGGGAAGCAGGGCTCTGTCTGTGACGAGGTGCTTTCGGACAGAGGCAGCTGCGTCCGCCACCCAGTGGGTGGCCAGGTGTGCCGGGAACCTCTTGAAGGCCACATCCTGCTGGTCCAGCAACCAAGTGTGGGAATCTAGGTTTGGAAGAATTTGTGGGGAATAATTGGCATAGAAGGCCCCAAAGCCTGTCTGCATGTCCAAGACCTGCTTGTTTCCTTGGAGCCCCAGCATTGCCAGAAAAGCGGATTCCATCCCATGCCTGGCAGCGTTGCCGATATGAAGAGGCTTGGTCTGAGTGGCAGCATTTGCCATGGGTGCCCCAGCATGAGAAACAGCAATAGCCAGGGCCTCCTGGCACTTTGCCGTGCTGAGTCCTAAAAACTTGGATGCAGCAGCCGCACTACCCAAAGTTCCTACCACTGAGGGGGGGTGGAatctgaaaagtgaaaaaaaaagcaaagagttgGAGAGTTACAGACCTCAGTCACCAGGAGGCACTCTCCTGTAGTAGTCAGGGGTGTAGATAATGCAGGCccactgcctgggttcaagtctcagctctgcccacttagtagctgtgtgatttCAAGAAAGTTACCCAACTTCTCTGCACCTGTTTCCTCTCCCATAAAATGGTGCTAATAATATCTACCCCATCGGGTTTTGTGAGTTTTGAATGAATCCACATGCTTACAATGGTGCCTGACAcggtaaatttttaataattattgccAGAAAGGCAAAAGTTGTTGTTTGCTGAAATCCCATGTAAGAAGCTATGAAAAGTGGAGAGCCTGGTAGAAACTGTGAAAATTAACTCAGTATTCCAATCTACCCCTCTCCTAGCAGGCGGGATCAAGTGGAAAAGTAAATACAAGATTGAACTACATGATACAGTCAACATGTGACCATTTTTGATCAATGGGTTGAACAATTTCAAGATCTTCTGAATGTTCTCAATCTGAAGGACTTTAGCAAATTTCAAAGTAGATTCTGCTCTGAGATGAGATTAGGAAGATTCAAAGTACCCGTGGATGCCAAAATGACATGAATCACCCTCAGAGAGAGGCCCCGAATAATTTTATGGTCATGGTTGCTTGACTCTCAAAATCCAAAGGAGACTTTTCGTTAGTACTTCTGAAGTCACACCTTTGAATGTGGCTATATGGTTTGATATGTGCCTGGAAAATTGACTTAGCTGTCAGCGCTAATGTTCGTATTTTCAACTGAGCTAAACTCTATGTCAGAAGGCACCACAGAGATAACGATTGACAGGTGAAGGGGGAATATGTCTGCCTCTGGATGGGGCAGATTCTCTCCATACCTCTTTGGGATGTCACTGGCTTCCTTGGAGAAATGCATTAATTGGCCTTGTACTTCAATCCCAACATTGAATGCCAGCAGCAGATCAAGGCCAGAAAACTTTTGACTTGAAGGGAGAGCTTCTGTTAAAGCCATGAG includes these proteins:
- the ACOD1 gene encoding cis-aconitate decarboxylase is translated as MLKSVTESFARVIHGLTVGHLTDHVIQRSKRMILDTLGVGFLGTSTDVFHKASEYSKIYSSNVSSSVWGRPDLRLPPPYAAFVNGVAIHSMDFDDTWHPATHPSGAVLPVLMALTEALPSSQKFSGLDLLLAFNVGIEVQGQLMHFSKEASDIPKRFHPPSVVGTLGSAAAASKFLGLSTAKCQEALAIAVSHAGAPMANAATQTKPLHIGNAARHGMESAFLAMLGLQGNKQVLDMQTGFGAFYANYSPQILPNLDSHTWLLDQQDVAFKRFPAHLATHWVADAAASVRKHLVTDRALLPTDRIERIVLRVPDVQYVNRPFPDSEHEARHSFQYVACATLLDGGITIPSFHKCQIARPQVRELLGKVELEHPRDNLPSFNTLYCEISVTLSDGATFTECTETFYGHWRKPLSKEDLRGKFRANASSMLSYDIVERLIEIVENLEDLEDCSMLTTLLKGPSPPVMASKSI